CTTCAGGTATAGACTTTTAAATTCCATAGAGTCAACTCTGTATGCACATGCCAGAATGCTGACTGCAGTTCTTCTGGGTAACtatttttcctcctatttttttgATTTTCTACTTTCAATTTTCTGCAAGGAGTTCTTTTAATAACTGGTGGAAGACATAAAGTAAACATtaaagataggggtgcctgggtggctcagtctttcagcatctgccttcggctcaggtcatgatcccagggtcttgggatcgaggcccgcatcgggctccctgctcggcagaaagcctgcttctccctctcccattccctctgcttgtgttccctctctctctgtgtcaaaaaaataaataaaatctttaaaaaaaaaaaaaaaagataaaaaatcctACCTATCCTTTACAGCCTAAAATGCCACCCTTTTCATGATGTCTTTGCAGGTTCCTCTTCTCCAAATCACTCCCCATAATCTGTTAGTACACATGtgcttttacattttacatacatCACTGTATTTCTTGTAATTTTTAGACACATGTATTCTGAGGAAAGGATTtggtattacttattttttaatcctcTAAAACACCAAATCAGACAACTTTGTGGTAAAGGCCAAATCTGTTTTTTAGGTTATAAATATCCAAGACACTACTCTGTTATCTTCCAGAAATATTAAACTTTCTTTAAATTGCTTTATATTGTTTCTACAGTTCAGGCTACACAGTTAAATACTGTCCTTAGCTCCACAAAAATATCAATTACAACAGAAAATACTTAACTGGTTAAGTGAAAAAGGACAGTACTTTCAAAACTTGGTCACTTCAGCTAATGACTTACCTATTTCTGATTTTTGTGTTCTCTGGTTGAATTTCATCCCTTTCATCTTCTCATGTTCATCAGCACTTACGTGAAAGCTCGGTGAGCTCTCCAgggcaaaattttcttttatcatcAGATTTTTACTAGGAGAAATACTCAGAAGTACTGAATCCTTATGCATACTCTTAAAGGATGATTCTTGTATGTTAGGTGAATATACCTGAGATAAAGATTTAAATGCCCCTTTGTAAAAGTCTGGCTTCATTTTGACAAGTCtctcattttctgaatttttttcctccacagCTTGTCCAGATTGAACTGATATTTCTTGGTCAGTGTCAGGTGTCACCTGCGTTACCTTATGGCTATCTGAAGAAGGATAGAtggtcttccttttctttgattTACATGCTGTTTTGCTTACTTTTCTGCTCTTGCACTCTCCTTCTTTTACCACTTCCACAAAAGGGGTATCTCTTTTTTCATTCAGAGTTGTAGAGCTTTCCTTCTGATTCTCCTGCAGGACTATGTGCCGCCCAGGATCAGAATCTGCTTCATTAGTAACATATTTTAAACCTGATTCTAGGAAGACAGACGTGTATAATGAATCTGGTAACTCCGAAATagatttgtttttaccttttacGAAAATCTTTGCCTTGCCTGATGATTCTTTCCCAtgctttttaactagtttataaGGATTTGAAATTTGatcataattttccttttcagtaCTATCAATTTCCATAGAGTATTCACTGATGACACCTTGACATTCAAGTCTTTGTTTAGATACATTTACTTGAAAAGCAAGATCTTTTGTATAGCTTTCTTGATCATGCACATCTTTATCATCACCCCCATGTATTTGGTActtttcagaaattatttctgtcttccgatttattttctgcttaagtttcttatttatttttgattcattTTGCTGAGCAGGTTGTGTCTCAGTCACTGGCTTTTTCAAAGCCAACACATTCTGTGTCTCATAATCATTTCCATTATTGTGGGTGGAAAGATAAGCTGTTTGTAATTCACTTGTGACCTCTAAGTTTTCTTTACTTGTTTGGGTTAGGGAAAAGAAGTTACTTTCTTCTGGGTCATAtacacctttatttttaaactcatttaCTTGGTTCATTTCCACAATTATTTCTGTCTTCCGACTTACCTTCTGCCTGGgcctcttattaatttttgatttattttgctttgtagGTGGCATATCAGTTACATGTTTTTTCACTCCTAAAATGTTTTGAATCTCATCATGACATAAGTTCCTAACACCTCTGATGGAAGCATCTGCTATCTGAAATTCACTTGAGTCTTCTAGGTTTTCAGGGacgatttccttttccttttgggtTAGAGAAAGTAAGTTATCTTTTTCTGGGTCTTGTACGCCTTTGTTATCATTCTCATATACTTGGTTGATTTTAGAAATGATCTCTGTCTTCCGACACACCTTTTGCCTAAGCTTCTTATCTATTTTTGATTCATTCTGACAAGCCAGTTGCATATTTTGGATATGCTTTTCTACTCCCAGAACCTTTTGAGTCTCATAATCATATAGGCTTCCACTGTCTTTGGAAGAAAGGGCAAATGTTTGGAATTCACCTGGGCCTTTTATATTTTCAGGGATCATTACTTTATCCTTCTGGGCTAGGAAGAAAGAACTACCCTTTTCTGGGAAATACATATACTTGTCATTATCTAAATGATTCACTTCAGAAATTATTTCTGTCTTCCGATTTATTTTCTGCCTAAGATTCTTAAGAACTTTTGATTCATTTTGCTGAATAGGGTACACATCAGTGATCTGCTTTTGCAAATCCAACACATTTTGGATCTCACAATCACACAGGTCTCCATCATCAATGCTGGAAAGAGCAGGTTTTTGAAACTCATCTGACACTTTAAGGTTTCCAGAGATGGTTTCTTGATCCTCCTGGGTTTGGAAGGAAAAGTCACATTTTCCTGGGCCATGTACATCTTTAGCAATATTCTCATATACTTTGCTTGTTTCAGAAATTACTTCTGTCTTCCGATTTACTTTCTGTCTAagcttctcatttatttttgattcATTTTGCTGGGCAGACTGCATGTCAGTGACATGCTTTTTCAAATCCGACATATTCTGGGCCTCATAATCACATAAGCTTCCATTATCTCTGGTGGAAAGATCAGCTGTTTGAAATTCACTTGTGACTTCTAGGTTCTCAGAAGtggtttctttattcttttggtttGAGAATAACTTAGGAATCACAAACGTCTGTCTAGAAGCTTTACTTTTACGATAAGGTAAAGAACTCTGACCCACATCAATTTTATTCTCCTGCAGGAATTTATCTGAACTTTGGGAGAAAGAATATGCTTCCTCTTGTTCATTTGTTAcatgtattcttttctttctcttattacaCTGTATACTTTGTCTGTCGTCCTGATCAAAGCCATTATGAAGGGTTACTTTCTTCAGTATGTTCAAATGAGTCAATTGCTCAGTATCGAAAATGAAATTTGGATCTTCTGAATCCCCTGCGCCATTCAAGACAACTGATCTTTTTTCTGGCCCATTTTCAACCTTTTCCTCAATATTGATAcctgaactatttttaaattgtctcttggatctttctctctttttgtcagaGCTTGAATCTTTCACTTTTCTGAATGTTTTGATTCCacattcatttgattttttattgcttttatttctagTCCCTGTTGAAACTGTAATAATTTTGCTTCCTTCACTAGCAGTTAAATCCATGTCAGCATCATACACAGTTTTCTGCAACGGAAAGTCATCACTGCCCTGAAGTGGAGGCCTGCCCTCTGCAGCAGGTTCACTTGTAGACTCAGAGGAGTCAGGAAGGCACTGCATGTTTCCttgcattttaatattctttgcaTTGGTAtgatcatttatttcattattccaATTTAATTCTGGACTTGAAATGTGTTGTTGATCTAAGTCTGTCCCATGAGAACTGTCAACAGAAGGATTAGTTGATTCCTGAGATGACCGATGTTTTTTCCTTTCCGTCACGTTACTGAGAGATAGCTCCTCCTTTCTGTGACTGACTAACTGGGCATTTTCCATCTCACTCATTGGAGAACTCATGGAATTTTGGTCTGAGTGGAAATGACTTTCtacaaaataaagggaaagaaaattcagaaataagcAATGAcgaggaattttttattttaaacagataAGATTAAAACAATCAAGCTGTTTCACAGAAAGGATTCTGACAATGTGTACTCCGTTCAGATACTTAGAATCTAcactgataaaaataaagtagaatgaTCACAATATTCATAAGTCACATTTTACATTTGTCTCTGTGGAAAATACATACTGAGAATTTACTCTGTTTTGGTCCCAACAGCAAGTACAGCTGACGTTAGAGccattaatatatatttctaaagcgGGAGGAGGCCAGCAAATGAACCCAAATAACAGTGATGACTCTGATAAGGATTATTAGTGAAAGGCTTTGATAGTAAACGATCAAGAgcttatgtaaattatatatacacacatacatttttataaaggaaaaacaattctAAGCTCTAAATGAAAGACACTTACAGTTCCATAATCCAATTTGCAAATCTATGGTAAACACTGCAGCCAGACTCTCCCGAAggattattattttagaaataaccatgtaaataaaacacaagtgTTATAATTTTCTCTGGCTCAACCATTAAACAGGCTCAAGTTTTTGCTTTGGCTCTGGTCTTGAAAAAGTCACAAAATCCATTTAGGCCCctagttttttttgtttatgaaaaggaaaaaggatgaaactaaataaatatatggtATCTTCCAATGTGTAAGCTAATAAGATACCAAGAAAAGCTCTTCAGGCTGACTCCTTTCTAAAACCTGCTCACAGAATAACAGCAGCGTTAGACTGCTGTGGATCAGACATTTGTCAGCAcgtttacttaaaaattaaattttttaccaGCAGTTTTAAATAGTGGAATTTAGCAGATCTATAACAGAAGAGATCTAATTTATTAAGTGTTTATACACCATGGGCCTCAAGAAGAAGTCTGATGAATGTGACTTTTTCACACTGATattcaatattaattttaaaaatttcacccTAGGGAAGCATATCAACAATAGAAAAAGTACACCTGAATCATCTAAACCACACGtatcataattattttctttaagaaataacaaTTTGAAATTATACTGACTTGATAAAGGCTGTCTTGTTGATACCAAAGAGGGAACATCAGGTGGTATCTTTGCAAGAATACTGTCATCATGttgcattttctctttatc
Above is a genomic segment from Mustela lutreola isolate mMusLut2 chromosome 3, mMusLut2.pri, whole genome shotgun sequence containing:
- the SGO2 gene encoding shugoshin 2 codes for the protein MEHPVIDSGSLLTSGIKRHVKDKRVSKTGKLNVSLASKIKTKILNNSSIFKLSLKHNNRALAQALSREKENSRRITTERTLLQKEVEKLNFENTFLRLKLNNLNKKLIEIEALMNNNLITAIEMSTLSEFHQSPFLLSTSKKKRLSKQCTLMRLPFARVPLTSNDDDDDDDDKEKMQHDDSILAKIPPDVPSLVSTRQPLSKSHFHSDQNSMSSPMSEMENAQLVSHRKEELSLSNVTERKKHRSSQESTNPSVDSSHGTDLDQQHISSPELNWNNEINDHTNAKNIKMQGNMQCLPDSSESTSEPAAEGRPPLQGSDDFPLQKTVYDADMDLTASEGSKIITVSTGTRNKSNKKSNECGIKTFRKVKDSSSDKKRERSKRQFKNSSGINIEEKVENGPEKRSVVLNGAGDSEDPNFIFDTEQLTHLNILKKVTLHNGFDQDDRQSIQCNKRKKRIHVTNEQEEAYSFSQSSDKFLQENKIDVGQSSLPYRKSKASRQTFVIPKLFSNQKNKETTSENLEVTSEFQTADLSTRDNGSLCDYEAQNMSDLKKHVTDMQSAQQNESKINEKLRQKVNRKTEVISETSKVYENIAKDVHGPGKCDFSFQTQEDQETISGNLKVSDEFQKPALSSIDDGDLCDCEIQNVLDLQKQITDVYPIQQNESKVLKNLRQKINRKTEIISEVNHLDNDKYMYFPEKGSSFFLAQKDKVMIPENIKGPGEFQTFALSSKDSGSLYDYETQKVLGVEKHIQNMQLACQNESKIDKKLRQKVCRKTEIISKINQVYENDNKGVQDPEKDNLLSLTQKEKEIVPENLEDSSEFQIADASIRGVRNLCHDEIQNILGVKKHVTDMPPTKQNKSKINKRPRQKVSRKTEIIVEMNQVNEFKNKGVYDPEESNFFSLTQTSKENLEVTSELQTAYLSTHNNGNDYETQNVLALKKPVTETQPAQQNESKINKKLKQKINRKTEIISEKYQIHGGDDKDVHDQESYTKDLAFQVNVSKQRLECQGVISEYSMEIDSTEKENYDQISNPYKLVKKHGKESSGKAKIFVKGKNKSISELPDSLYTSVFLESGLKYVTNEADSDPGRHIVLQENQKESSTTLNEKRDTPFVEVVKEGECKSRKVSKTACKSKKRKTIYPSSDSHKVTQVTPDTDQEISVQSGQAVEEKNSENERLVKMKPDFYKGAFKSLSQVYSPNIQESSFKSMHKDSVLLSISPSKNLMIKENFALESSPSFHVSADEHEKMKGMKFNQRTQKSEIGIRTLQDLTNTSFLSNNTAKAENKSENPSLELPSRKRRCTPLDLKEPNLKRKMRR